A portion of the Microcoleus sp. FACHB-831 genome contains these proteins:
- a CDS encoding SDR family oxidoreductase gives MSKNTSIQNQIVFITGASSGIGAACANIFASSGAKLILAARRRDRLEELAAKLGKEFNNEMHLLQMDVRDREQVESAISSLPPSWSDVDVLINNAGLSRGLDKLHEGSIQDWEEMIDTNIKGLLYMTRHIVPGMVSRGRGHVVNLGSIAGHQTYPGGNVYCGSKAAVRAITEGLKQDLLGTPVRVTSVDPGLVETEFSNVRFHGDSDRANKVYQGLTPLTPEDIADVVFFCVTRPAHVNISEILLVPTDQATATLVHRRS, from the coding sequence ATGAGCAAAAACACATCCATCCAAAATCAAATCGTCTTTATCACAGGGGCGAGTAGTGGCATTGGTGCAGCTTGCGCCAATATTTTTGCCTCGTCTGGCGCGAAACTAATTCTAGCTGCTAGACGCCGCGATCGCCTCGAAGAACTTGCCGCCAAGCTTGGTAAAGAGTTTAACAACGAGATGCATTTGTTGCAGATGGATGTGCGCGATCGCGAGCAAGTAGAATCTGCCATTTCTTCTCTACCCCCATCTTGGTCTGATGTAGACGTTCTAATTAATAATGCTGGCCTAAGTCGCGGTTTAGATAAACTCCACGAAGGCAGCATTCAAGACTGGGAAGAAATGATCGATACTAATATCAAAGGCTTGCTTTATATGACCCGCCACATAGTACCAGGAATGGTCAGTCGCGGTAGAGGTCATGTAGTCAACCTTGGCTCAATCGCTGGTCATCAAACTTACCCAGGCGGCAATGTTTACTGTGGTTCCAAAGCCGCAGTTAGAGCTATTACTGAAGGATTGAAGCAAGATTTGCTAGGAACGCCAGTGCGCGTGACTTCAGTAGATCCTGGTTTAGTAGAAACAGAATTTAGTAACGTGCGGTTTCACGGCGATAGCGATCGCGCTAATAAGGTTTATCAGGGTTTGACGCCTTTGACACCAGAAGATATTGCTGATGTGGTGTTCTTCTGCGTTACTCGACCAGCCCACGTCAATATCAGCGAAATTCTATTAGTGCCCACAGACCAAGCAACTGCCACTCTAGTCCACCGCCGCAGCTAG
- a CDS encoding nuclear transport factor 2 family protein, producing MRNPVTHSARFIAPILSLMVGCSCVLITTNVRAESPDKAPSQLKNTLTQIDAAANSKNVQSVMQFYSPNFSHSDGLTRPSVEKALSELWKRYPKLTYRTELQSWEPGANGFVAETVTRIAGSQLVDGKDTKLESSVRSRQLFEGTKIVRQDILTERTQLTSGAKPPEVEIKLPQQVRSGQEYSFDAIVKEPLGDDLLLGSALEEPVQSDRYLKPSNFDLELLSSGGIFKMGKAPAKQGNYWISAVLLRADGMTMITQRLQVLK from the coding sequence ATGCGTAACCCTGTAACCCACTCTGCGCGATTCATTGCACCCATCCTCAGTTTAATGGTTGGGTGTAGCTGTGTCTTAATAACCACTAACGTCCGGGCAGAAAGTCCGGATAAAGCACCATCCCAGCTCAAAAACACCCTGACGCAAATTGATGCCGCTGCTAATAGCAAAAACGTCCAGTCGGTGATGCAGTTCTACAGCCCGAATTTTAGCCACTCCGACGGCTTAACTCGCCCTTCGGTAGAAAAGGCTTTAAGCGAACTGTGGAAGCGTTACCCAAAGCTGACCTATCGTACAGAACTCCAGTCGTGGGAACCCGGGGCTAATGGTTTTGTCGCCGAAACGGTGACTCGGATCGCTGGAAGCCAGTTAGTGGATGGCAAGGACACGAAACTTGAGTCAAGCGTGCGATCGCGCCAACTTTTTGAAGGCACAAAAATTGTCCGCCAAGATATTCTCACAGAGCGCACCCAGCTTACTTCTGGGGCAAAACCTCCAGAAGTAGAAATCAAGTTACCGCAGCAGGTTCGCAGCGGTCAGGAGTATAGCTTTGATGCGATTGTCAAAGAACCTCTAGGCGACGATCTGCTGCTGGGTTCGGCACTAGAAGAACCCGTACAGAGCGATCGCTATCTCAAACCCAGTAATTTCGATCTGGAGTTACTCTCATCTGGCGGCATCTTCAAGATGGGTAAAGCTCCTGCTAAACAAGGCAATTACTGGATTTCCGCTGTCTTATTGCGGGCTGACGGCATGACGATGATTACCCAACGCCTGCAAGTATTAAAATAA
- a CDS encoding WGxxGxxG family protein encodes MNRSQLSKVLFSGVFAANLAILSLSLPASAQNTDTPTQRPNTDVAPLQNDVVETQTQRDRDFNLGWLGLLGLAGLGGLTRKREQPMRSPKTNREPHTVGRSNDL; translated from the coding sequence ATGAATCGCTCCCAATTGTCTAAAGTTTTATTCTCTGGAGTTTTTGCAGCGAATTTGGCCATTTTGTCTTTAAGCCTTCCTGCTTCTGCTCAAAATACAGATACTCCTACTCAGCGACCTAATACAGACGTAGCTCCCCTTCAGAATGATGTTGTGGAAACACAAACACAACGCGATCGCGATTTTAATTTGGGGTGGTTAGGCTTGCTAGGTTTGGCTGGTCTGGGTGGTTTAACCCGCAAACGCGAACAGCCTATGCGTTCCCCCAAAACTAATCGCGAACCCCATACAGTAGGTCGGTCGAACGATTTATAA
- a CDS encoding S-layer protein, with product MKFKFIATVVLLASSGFVAPAEAQNRENISPIQPSAQTQPSSDRVLQACSRDAADTLPSPFIDVSPNDWAFKDVLSIYYCGAYRGSIPPDKARELQQQSSNQNRQV from the coding sequence ATGAAATTTAAATTTATTGCCACAGTTGTATTGCTAGCCTCAAGCGGGTTCGTGGCTCCGGCTGAGGCTCAAAATCGTGAGAACATTTCGCCGATACAGCCATCTGCTCAAACTCAACCAAGTAGCGATCGCGTTCTGCAAGCTTGTTCCCGCGACGCTGCTGATACTCTACCCAGCCCATTTATCGATGTGTCGCCTAACGACTGGGCGTTTAAAGATGTACTGAGTATATATTACTGCGGTGCTTATAGAGGCTCGATTCCTCCAGATAAGGCTAGAGAGTTGCAACAACAATCTAGCAACCAAAATCGACAAGTTTAA
- the murG gene encoding undecaprenyldiphospho-muramoylpentapeptide beta-N-acetylglucosaminyltransferase, whose amino-acid sequence MSNASKKLLIAASGTGGHLFPAIALAQQLPDYKIEWLGVPNRLETQLVPKEYPLHAIEVEGFQQRFGLGTLGILLRLTGSIRYVRELLKEGQFDGLFSTGGYIAAPAIIAARSLGLPAIMHESNALPGKVTRWLSPWCTKVAIGFEYAAHYLPRTGTVYVGTPVRSQFLSPQKLDLPIPDDAFLIAIAGGSQGAVAVNQLVRQCAPAWIEAGAWIVHQTGDNDPEAQSFQHPHYFSLPFYSNMAGLLQRANLAISRAGAGTLTELAVTKTPAILIPYPFAAEDHQVYNAQMFASTEAALVFRQSEITPELLETKVLNLMRSPAQVAQMAQRTGALAVTDSAERLAQMVREMLA is encoded by the coding sequence ATGTCGAACGCATCAAAAAAATTGCTAATAGCGGCGAGTGGCACGGGGGGGCATCTATTTCCGGCGATCGCACTAGCCCAACAACTGCCAGACTACAAAATTGAGTGGTTGGGCGTCCCCAACCGACTAGAAACCCAGCTTGTACCAAAGGAGTATCCCCTCCACGCTATTGAGGTGGAAGGATTTCAACAACGCTTTGGACTGGGAACGTTGGGCATTTTGCTGCGGCTGACTGGTTCAATCCGCTATGTGCGCGAACTGCTAAAAGAAGGACAATTTGATGGATTGTTCAGCACGGGGGGCTACATTGCCGCACCAGCAATTATTGCGGCGCGATCGCTAGGCTTGCCTGCGATTATGCACGAATCCAACGCCCTCCCCGGCAAAGTGACCCGCTGGCTGAGTCCTTGGTGTACTAAAGTGGCTATCGGTTTTGAATATGCGGCACACTATCTACCCCGTACCGGAACGGTGTATGTAGGGACTCCGGTGCGATCGCAGTTTCTTTCACCGCAAAAACTAGATCTGCCAATTCCTGACGACGCCTTTTTGATTGCGATCGCAGGTGGTTCTCAAGGCGCGGTTGCCGTCAATCAATTAGTAAGACAATGCGCCCCAGCTTGGATAGAAGCAGGTGCGTGGATTGTCCACCAGACAGGAGATAACGACCCAGAAGCCCAAAGTTTCCAACACCCGCATTATTTTTCCCTACCTTTCTATAGCAACATGGCGGGACTGCTGCAAAGAGCTAATTTAGCAATTAGCCGCGCTGGGGCTGGAACGCTTACGGAACTTGCAGTAACGAAGACTCCTGCAATTTTGATTCCTTATCCTTTTGCTGCTGAAGATCACCAAGTTTATAATGCCCAAATGTTTGCCTCGACTGAGGCAGCTTTGGTTTTCCGGCAATCGGAAATAACACCCGAATTGTTAGAAACTAAGGTGCTGAACTTAATGCGATCGCCAGCACAAGTTGCACAAATGGCCCAACGCACTGGGGCGCTAGCAGTTACCGACAGCGCCGAACGTCTGGCACAAATGGTACGTGAAATGCTTGCTTAA
- the lepB gene encoding signal peptidase I encodes MMPKEPWLAVNLSLFFPGIGQIYAGERLRGMFLMLMQAVMIAIAAWSLFSATGNTVVGGVCLLPILFIYLFSLFDARDCVNKRIEQSQRELIPVINKDPWFAVLLSFILPGLGQLYIKKIVSGAIFLFLTTLCFSVAATFSQLLIFAAAIAAIACYHAYITFPRQHTISKQHIILIIVGLTLAFRLTISYFPSWLSRQIDIFSIPSNSMQPTLQVGDKILVRKSNYYLPKRGDLIVFEEPLAAQILDKDVTNQTKHFFIKRVIGEPGQFVRVSNGVVYINDQPLREHYIAEPPAYQWEEEAVPGSSYFVMGDNRNNSLDSHVWGFLPSQNIVGKAYKIYWPPKRIRSLNFRN; translated from the coding sequence ATGATGCCTAAAGAACCCTGGTTGGCTGTAAATCTCTCGCTATTTTTTCCTGGCATCGGTCAAATATATGCCGGAGAGAGGTTAAGAGGAATGTTTTTAATGTTGATGCAGGCGGTAATGATTGCGATCGCTGCCTGGTCGTTATTCAGTGCTACTGGTAACACTGTTGTCGGTGGCGTCTGTTTATTGCCTATTTTATTTATTTATCTTTTCAGTTTATTTGATGCCCGCGACTGTGTAAATAAACGCATAGAGCAAAGCCAACGCGAACTTATCCCTGTCATCAACAAAGATCCTTGGTTTGCAGTTTTGTTATCGTTTATTCTGCCAGGTTTAGGCCAACTTTATATTAAAAAAATTGTTAGCGGTGCAATTTTTTTATTTTTAACAACATTGTGTTTTTCCGTCGCCGCTACGTTTTCGCAACTACTTATATTTGCAGCAGCGATCGCCGCGATCGCTTGTTACCATGCCTATATTACTTTTCCGCGACAACACACCATTTCCAAGCAGCATATTATCCTAATTATTGTTGGATTAACGCTGGCCTTTAGACTAACTATTAGTTATTTTCCTAGTTGGCTTTCACGACAAATTGATATTTTTTCAATTCCCAGTAACTCAATGCAGCCTACCCTCCAGGTAGGAGACAAAATATTAGTTAGGAAATCAAATTATTACCTACCAAAGCGAGGCGATTTAATTGTATTTGAAGAACCCTTAGCCGCTCAAATTTTAGATAAGGATGTAACTAATCAAACCAAACATTTTTTTATCAAGCGGGTAATAGGCGAACCTGGTCAATTTGTGCGAGTTAGCAACGGTGTCGTTTATATCAATGACCAACCCCTCCGCGAACATTATATTGCCGAACCCCCAGCTTATCAATGGGAAGAGGAAGCCGTACCAGGTTCATCGTATTTTGTTATGGGAGACAACCGCAACAACAGCTTAGATTCCCATGTTTGGGGATTTCTCCCCAGTCAGAATATTGTAGGCAAAGCTTATAAAATTTACTGGCCGCCAAAACGAATTAGATCGCTTAATTTTAGAAATTAA